In the genome of Fulvivirga maritima, one region contains:
- a CDS encoding glycoside hydrolase family 3 C-terminal domain-containing protein, whose protein sequence is MAERYHKVGVLLWLMMCVIAHAGQGQYKYPFQNPDLSAEERIDNALSLMTLEEKAACLGTDPTVERLGIRGTSHMEGLHGLAVGGPGKWGRDHPVTTTTFPQAYGLAESWDPGLIKTVAEIESEEARFIFQNKNYERGGLVIRAPNADLGRDPRWGRTEECYGEDAWFNAKMTVAFAKGLQGDHPKYWKTASLMKHFMANSNEDGRDSSSSDFGERLFREYYSYPFYKGIKEGGSRAFMAAYNAYYGIPMAVHPMLKAIAIQEWGQDGIICTDGGAFQMLENSHHYYPDLENAAAGTLKAGINQYLDDYQKGVEGALQKGYIKEADIDEALRGVFRVMIKLGMWDPQEMVPYAQIGAKQNEEPWLKEDHKKAVRTVTERTIVLLKNEENTLPLKKEELKSIAVLGSVGQDVFLDWYSGTPPYTISAFDGIKNYLKDNVNVLKADSNDIASQVELAQKSDLALLVVGNHPYCNDPSWKVCDTPSFGREAVDRRSLSLEEEELIKKVYEVNPNTVVVLVSSFPYAINWTQENIPAIIHMTHNSQEMGNALANVLFGEVNPAGRLVQTWPKSLDQLPPMMDYDITNGRTYMYSKKEPLYPFGYGLSYSSFSYHNLAVDQKSIPVEGELSIELDVTNTGSIDGDEVVQLYVKHINSSVERPIKELKGFGRVYIPAGETRKVVIPLKAQDLAYWDEQKKDFVVEKDKIKVMIGSSSQDIRLEKEIRVR, encoded by the coding sequence ATGGCAGAAAGATACCATAAGGTAGGTGTTTTGCTATGGCTAATGATGTGCGTGATAGCACATGCCGGGCAAGGGCAATATAAATATCCATTTCAAAATCCTGACTTGTCAGCAGAAGAGAGGATAGATAATGCGCTTTCTCTAATGACTTTAGAGGAAAAGGCAGCTTGCCTGGGAACAGATCCTACGGTAGAAAGACTCGGAATACGCGGAACCAGTCATATGGAAGGCTTGCACGGACTGGCTGTAGGTGGACCTGGTAAGTGGGGAAGAGACCATCCGGTTACTACTACTACTTTTCCACAGGCATATGGTTTGGCAGAATCCTGGGATCCTGGCCTGATTAAAACAGTAGCAGAAATAGAAAGCGAAGAGGCGCGGTTTATCTTTCAAAACAAGAATTATGAAAGAGGAGGATTGGTCATAAGAGCTCCAAATGCTGATTTGGGACGTGATCCTCGCTGGGGAAGAACGGAAGAGTGCTATGGTGAAGATGCCTGGTTTAATGCAAAAATGACTGTGGCTTTTGCCAAAGGTTTACAAGGAGACCATCCTAAATATTGGAAAACAGCCTCTCTCATGAAGCATTTCATGGCTAATAGTAATGAAGATGGTAGAGATAGCTCTTCATCTGACTTCGGAGAGCGATTATTTAGAGAATATTACTCTTATCCTTTTTATAAAGGCATTAAAGAAGGCGGTTCTCGTGCTTTTATGGCTGCCTATAATGCTTATTATGGCATCCCTATGGCCGTACATCCTATGCTAAAAGCAATAGCGATACAAGAGTGGGGGCAAGATGGAATCATCTGTACAGATGGCGGAGCCTTTCAAATGCTGGAGAACAGTCATCATTATTATCCTGATTTAGAAAATGCAGCAGCAGGAACGCTCAAAGCAGGAATTAATCAGTACCTCGATGACTACCAAAAAGGAGTAGAAGGAGCTTTGCAAAAAGGATATATCAAAGAAGCAGACATCGATGAGGCTCTACGTGGAGTTTTTAGAGTAATGATAAAGCTGGGCATGTGGGATCCTCAGGAAATGGTGCCTTATGCACAAATCGGAGCGAAACAAAATGAAGAGCCCTGGCTTAAAGAAGATCATAAAAAGGCGGTACGTACTGTTACCGAACGGACTATAGTTTTGCTCAAAAACGAGGAGAATACTCTCCCTTTAAAGAAGGAAGAATTAAAATCAATTGCAGTACTGGGATCAGTAGGACAGGATGTTTTTTTGGATTGGTATAGTGGTACGCCTCCTTATACCATCTCTGCTTTTGATGGGATAAAAAACTATTTGAAGGATAATGTGAATGTGTTAAAAGCAGACAGTAATGATATCGCTTCTCAAGTAGAGTTAGCTCAAAAGTCTGATTTAGCGCTATTAGTGGTAGGTAATCATCCGTATTGCAATGACCCTTCATGGAAAGTGTGTGATACCCCGAGCTTCGGTAGAGAGGCGGTAGATAGAAGGTCTCTCTCCTTGGAAGAAGAGGAACTGATAAAAAAGGTTTATGAGGTGAACCCTAATACTGTGGTGGTTCTGGTGAGTAGCTTTCCATATGCTATCAACTGGACTCAGGAAAATATACCTGCCATTATTCATATGACTCATAATAGTCAGGAAATGGGTAATGCTTTAGCTAATGTGCTTTTCGGAGAAGTAAATCCAGCAGGCAGATTGGTGCAGACCTGGCCAAAATCATTAGATCAATTGCCTCCTATGATGGACTATGATATTACCAATGGCCGCACTTATATGTATTCAAAAAAAGAGCCGTTATATCCATTTGGCTATGGCCTGAGTTACTCTTCATTTTCATATCATAACCTCGCGGTCGATCAGAAAAGTATACCTGTAGAAGGAGAGTTATCGATAGAGCTTGATGTCACTAACACAGGAAGTATTGATGGCGATGAAGTAGTTCAGCTTTATGTAAAACATATTAATTCTTCAGTAGAGAGGCCTATTAAAGAATTAAAAGGATTTGGCAGGGTGTATATTCCGGCAGGTGAAACCCGAAAGGTGGTAATTCCTTTGAAAGCACAAGATTTAGCGTATTGGGATGAGCAGAAAAAGGATTTTGTAGTAGAAAAGGATAAAATCAAGGTGATGATAGGTAGTTCGTCACAGGATATAAGGTTAGAAAAAGAAATAAGAGTACGATGA
- a CDS encoding glycosyl hydrolase family 95 catalytic domain-containing protein, giving the protein MRRIVLGIVIVISLGIISAAKAQNDLFHAAERGFTSWLPAPNWEHGLLTGNGTMGALVFGNPHEETIILSHGQLFLPRERSEQLFDQSSRMEEIKQLIKAGKYEEAAKIPVDIRKAEGYADERDPFIPAFDLKITQEAANISKYQRSTDFVTGEAKTTWVDDLGTFDRRVFVSRADSVIVLSITSDHPINCTIGFKNRPVNWDQWAFVGGHIEGMTAGASEKWLTYKSNFKKEYEGSIKSYEGVGKLILKGGASEVRGNELVIKEAEKVLLLIKIDLNYSKQQDITAALKNAINNLKPEYQYLLDRHTSIQGNIFSRTKLDLHSSKDTKSLHTEELLLNAAQNGVSKALIEKVFDAGRYNIISSTGANPPNLQGLWSGTWTAPWAADYTHDGNLPSAMASLMSGNMPELMSTYVNYMERYTPEFEHNAERLFDARGVVLPAHTSTSGWPTDFSETWCLTLWTGGAGWAADIMYNYYLYTGDKTYLKEHSYPWMKKVAWFYEDFLTEKKDGKYLFNPSYSPENNPANNSSQAAINATMDVMIAKQLLRNAITAGRVLGEDKKQLKKWETMLKSMPEYTVNEEGVLSEWLSPELEDNYRHRHVSQLYSLYNYMDPDILNKPILKEGAEKLIEKKLEFREDEGGGEMAFGLVQLGLSAAHLKDAEKAYDAVKWLSSKYWSSGMGSFHNVGNLLNTDISGGLPAVIIEMLVYAEQGKISLLPALPEEWPEGELSGVLLRGQVELKKMSWNSKMLEVELFSSVGQEVIIELPEEITNIQADGVKVNKIGVGKVRFFMPAKKGIKLKFTF; this is encoded by the coding sequence ATGAGAAGAATAGTATTAGGTATTGTAATAGTTATTAGTCTGGGAATTATTTCAGCAGCCAAGGCACAAAACGATCTTTTTCATGCTGCTGAACGGGGTTTTACCAGTTGGCTTCCAGCTCCTAATTGGGAGCATGGCTTGCTTACGGGAAATGGTACCATGGGAGCATTAGTGTTTGGAAATCCTCATGAAGAAACCATTATTTTAAGTCATGGGCAGCTTTTTTTGCCAAGAGAAAGGTCTGAACAGCTTTTTGATCAATCTTCCCGGATGGAAGAAATAAAGCAGCTGATCAAAGCAGGCAAATATGAAGAAGCGGCCAAAATCCCTGTTGATATCAGGAAAGCTGAAGGGTATGCAGATGAAAGAGATCCCTTTATTCCTGCTTTTGATCTTAAAATAACTCAAGAAGCGGCTAATATTAGTAAGTATCAGAGATCTACTGATTTTGTGACAGGTGAGGCTAAAACCACTTGGGTTGATGATTTAGGTACATTTGACCGCAGAGTTTTTGTGTCCAGAGCGGATAGTGTCATCGTACTTTCCATTACTTCTGATCATCCGATAAACTGTACTATAGGCTTTAAAAACAGGCCAGTAAATTGGGATCAATGGGCCTTTGTTGGGGGACATATTGAAGGCATGACCGCAGGTGCTAGCGAAAAATGGCTTACTTATAAGAGTAATTTTAAAAAGGAATATGAAGGCAGTATTAAGTCATATGAAGGGGTCGGTAAGCTTATATTGAAAGGAGGGGCGAGCGAAGTGCGTGGTAATGAGTTAGTAATAAAAGAGGCAGAAAAAGTGCTTTTACTTATAAAAATTGACCTTAATTATAGTAAACAACAAGACATTACAGCAGCGCTAAAAAATGCCATCAATAACTTAAAACCAGAATATCAATATTTGCTGGATAGGCATACCTCTATCCAGGGAAATATATTTTCCAGAACGAAACTAGATCTACACAGCAGTAAAGATACCAAAAGCCTGCACACAGAGGAGTTGCTTTTAAATGCAGCACAAAATGGAGTTTCGAAGGCCTTGATAGAAAAGGTTTTTGATGCGGGAAGATATAATATCATCAGTAGTACGGGAGCTAACCCTCCTAATCTTCAAGGCCTATGGTCTGGCACCTGGACGGCGCCTTGGGCTGCAGACTATACTCATGATGGCAACTTACCATCTGCTATGGCCTCTTTGATGTCCGGAAATATGCCTGAGCTTATGTCTACCTATGTTAATTATATGGAAAGATATACGCCAGAATTTGAGCACAATGCCGAGAGACTTTTTGATGCCAGGGGAGTTGTGCTTCCTGCTCATACCTCTACTTCAGGGTGGCCTACAGACTTTAGCGAAACCTGGTGCCTCACCCTTTGGACAGGTGGTGCTGGCTGGGCTGCTGATATAATGTATAATTATTATTTATACACAGGAGATAAGACCTATTTAAAGGAACACTCTTACCCATGGATGAAGAAAGTGGCTTGGTTTTATGAAGATTTTTTAACTGAGAAGAAGGATGGAAAGTATTTGTTTAACCCATCATATTCACCCGAAAATAATCCTGCAAACAATAGTTCGCAAGCAGCCATTAATGCCACCATGGATGTGATGATTGCAAAGCAACTATTGAGAAATGCAATAACAGCAGGGCGAGTATTAGGAGAGGATAAAAAGCAGCTTAAAAAGTGGGAAACTATGCTAAAAAGTATGCCTGAATACACAGTCAATGAAGAAGGCGTACTTTCAGAGTGGCTATCACCTGAACTAGAAGATAACTACAGACACAGGCATGTTTCTCAGCTCTATTCTTTGTATAACTATATGGATCCGGATATTTTGAATAAACCTATTCTAAAAGAAGGAGCAGAGAAATTAATAGAGAAGAAATTGGAGTTTAGAGAAGATGAAGGCGGCGGGGAAATGGCTTTCGGATTGGTGCAGCTAGGCCTTAGTGCAGCTCACTTAAAAGATGCAGAAAAGGCCTATGATGCTGTAAAATGGCTTTCTTCTAAATATTGGTCATCAGGAATGGGCTCTTTCCATAATGTAGGCAACCTCTTAAATACAGATATAAGTGGAGGCTTGCCAGCCGTGATTATCGAAATGCTCGTGTATGCTGAGCAAGGAAAAATTTCCCTACTTCCTGCTTTGCCAGAAGAGTGGCCAGAGGGTGAACTGTCAGGAGTTCTGTTAAGAGGGCAGGTTGAGTTGAAAAAAATGAGCTGGAATTCAAAAATGCTGGAGGTTGAGCTTTTTTCTTCTGTAGGCCAAGAGGTGATAATAGAATTACCTGAAGAAATAACTAATATACAAGCTGATGGAGTAAAAGTGAATAAGATTGGAGTAGGGAAGGTGCGATTCTTTATGCCTGCAAAGAAAGGTATCAAACTGAAATTTACGTTTTAA
- a CDS encoding glycoside hydrolase family 27 protein has protein sequence MNKILLITTIVFFTALSFTQAQKFEGLAETPPMGWNSWNKFACDVNEDLIKETADAMVASGMKDAGYTYIVIDDCWHGERDSLGFIHPNKEHFPSGMKALVDYVHSKGLKFGIYSDAGWQTCGGKPGSRGREYQDAQTYASWGVDYLKYDWCNTEGLAAKGAYLTMRDALYEAGRPIVFSMCEWGTYDPWEWGEDIAHLWRTTGDIYNCFDCEYNHGDWSSFGVLQILDMQEGLRKYAGPGHWNDPDMMEVGNGMSVNEDEAHFSLWAMLASPLIAGNDLRNMSEETKRILTNKEVIAVNQDPLGIQGFKYQMEDSVSVWFKPLQNNQWAVCFLNRTKEEKEIEFDWKNEMVKDEINDLSPDFSSNEYNLINLWDKKDKSSTKKKLKANLKGHSVLMYRLEKKK, from the coding sequence ATGAATAAAATACTTCTTATAACTACTATTGTCTTTTTTACGGCCCTGTCCTTCACTCAGGCTCAGAAGTTTGAAGGCTTGGCAGAAACCCCTCCAATGGGTTGGAACAGCTGGAATAAATTTGCCTGCGATGTAAATGAGGACTTAATAAAAGAAACAGCTGATGCCATGGTAGCGAGTGGAATGAAAGATGCTGGCTACACCTATATCGTTATTGATGACTGCTGGCATGGTGAGCGAGATAGCCTTGGTTTCATACACCCTAACAAAGAGCATTTTCCTTCTGGTATGAAAGCCCTGGTAGATTATGTCCATTCTAAAGGCTTAAAATTTGGTATTTATTCTGATGCCGGATGGCAAACCTGTGGAGGTAAACCAGGTAGCAGAGGACGAGAATATCAGGATGCCCAGACTTATGCTAGCTGGGGAGTAGATTACCTTAAATATGACTGGTGTAATACGGAAGGCCTTGCAGCTAAAGGCGCTTATTTAACCATGAGAGATGCCTTATATGAAGCCGGCAGACCTATTGTTTTTAGTATGTGCGAATGGGGTACTTATGATCCATGGGAGTGGGGAGAAGATATAGCTCATTTATGGAGAACTACAGGTGATATTTATAATTGCTTTGATTGTGAATATAATCATGGCGACTGGTCTTCATTTGGAGTATTACAAATATTGGATATGCAGGAAGGTTTAAGAAAATATGCTGGCCCTGGCCATTGGAATGATCCTGATATGATGGAAGTAGGAAATGGTATGTCTGTAAATGAAGATGAAGCACATTTCTCTTTGTGGGCTATGCTGGCATCTCCGCTAATAGCTGGGAATGATTTAAGAAATATGAGTGAGGAAACTAAAAGGATTCTTACCAATAAAGAGGTTATTGCCGTAAATCAGGATCCATTAGGTATTCAAGGCTTTAAATATCAGATGGAAGACAGTGTTTCCGTTTGGTTCAAGCCACTGCAGAATAATCAATGGGCAGTATGTTTTTTAAACAGAACTAAAGAAGAAAAAGAGATAGAATTTGACTGGAAAAATGAAATGGTGAAAGATGAAATTAATGATTTATCTCCTGATTTTTCCAGTAACGAATATAACCTGATTAACCTTTGGGATAAAAAGGATAAAAGTTCAACCAAAAAGAAGTTGAAAGCTAACCTAAAGGGACATAGTGTATTAATGTACAGATTGGAAAAGAAGAAGTAA
- a CDS encoding M28 family metallopeptidase: MDGKSLFTLVFLILGCNPAAKLSVENLKENQPLAETEGIIKELASDKFNGRKSGHADFELALSYTEGYLEKEGIRPYFEEGYRDVFQVKGKSTANIVAFIGDKAKNKKYVLIGAHLDHLGPSPSRTDTVFNGANDNASGVTTVLQMSKELSKLKFDYNVIIALFGAEEAGLVGSKHMAKRLKEEGIDLAYMLNFEMLGKTLSTGENEVYMTGFNKSDCAAKMNEIAGKEFVKFLPVASTYGLFQRSDNYAFFNEFNIPSHTFSTFDFENYKYYHDEADEVSELDLENMNTIINSATYVVAKMLQNKVEPILVTSEK, encoded by the coding sequence ATGGACGGAAAATCATTATTTACACTCGTTTTTTTAATTCTTGGATGTAATCCGGCAGCTAAACTTAGCGTAGAGAATTTAAAAGAAAATCAACCTTTAGCAGAAACAGAGGGCATAATAAAAGAGTTGGCTTCTGATAAATTTAATGGTAGGAAATCAGGTCATGCTGATTTTGAATTAGCGCTGAGTTACACTGAGGGCTATTTGGAGAAGGAGGGAATTAGGCCCTATTTTGAAGAAGGCTATAGAGATGTTTTTCAAGTGAAAGGTAAGTCTACTGCCAATATCGTAGCTTTTATTGGAGATAAAGCAAAAAACAAGAAATATGTTCTCATTGGAGCGCATTTGGATCATTTGGGGCCATCACCTAGTCGTACCGATACTGTTTTTAATGGAGCTAATGATAATGCCAGTGGAGTAACTACAGTGCTGCAAATGTCTAAAGAACTAAGCAAATTGAAATTCGATTATAATGTCATTATTGCTCTCTTTGGGGCTGAGGAGGCAGGTTTGGTAGGTTCTAAACATATGGCCAAAAGGCTGAAGGAAGAAGGTATAGACTTAGCCTATATGCTCAATTTCGAAATGCTAGGTAAAACCTTAAGCACGGGAGAAAATGAGGTGTATATGACCGGGTTTAATAAATCAGATTGTGCAGCTAAAATGAATGAAATTGCAGGGAAGGAGTTTGTGAAATTTTTGCCAGTAGCTTCTACCTATGGTTTATTTCAAAGGTCTGATAATTATGCCTTTTTCAATGAGTTTAATATTCCTAGTCACACATTTTCAACCTTTGACTTCGAAAATTACAAGTATTATCATGATGAAGCAGACGAGGTGAGTGAGCTGGATTTAGAAAATATGAATACAATCATTAATAGCGCCACTTACGTGGTTGCCAAAATGCTTCAGAATAAGGTTGAACCTATTTTGGTGACGTCAGAGAAGTAA
- a CDS encoding nucleoside 2-deoxyribosyltransferase produces the protein MSKKIYVASPLGFSEAGRAFMYGNIIPIIEEQGYEILDPWKLTSRELMQPVMDMPYGPEKKQKWSELNKVIGANNAQAIRECSGVVAILDGVDVDSGTAAEIGFATALEKPIIGYRGDFRLSADNEGSTVNLQVQYFIESHGGKVITQLADLKPLLKEIFM, from the coding sequence ATGTCAAAAAAAATATATGTAGCCTCCCCGCTGGGCTTTTCTGAAGCAGGAAGAGCTTTTATGTATGGAAACATTATTCCAATAATAGAAGAACAGGGATATGAGATCCTAGATCCCTGGAAACTCACTTCTCGCGAGCTCATGCAACCTGTAATGGATATGCCATATGGCCCTGAGAAAAAGCAAAAATGGTCAGAGTTAAATAAAGTAATAGGAGCAAATAACGCTCAGGCTATACGTGAGTGCAGTGGTGTTGTGGCTATACTTGATGGTGTGGATGTAGACAGTGGTACAGCTGCGGAAATTGGTTTCGCTACAGCATTAGAAAAACCCATTATTGGCTATAGAGGTGATTTTAGATTATCTGCAGATAATGAAGGCTCTACTGTGAACCTACAAGTACAGTACTTTATCGAGTCTCATGGCGGAAAGGTAATTACTCAATTGGCGGATTTAAAGCCTCTTTTGAAAGAAATCTTCATGTAA
- a CDS encoding Crp/Fnr family transcriptional regulator, translating into MFKAYFESFRSKVPLSIEEEEVIAGYLSTRTVSKKELILNAGEVCNAAFFVSIGLLRAFTIDENESQHTVQFAPEGWLISDLYSFITGEKGTFNIEAIENSELVVITSEAHEEMLEVCPKYEKLTRIQMTNAYVALQKRINSSVTAGVEERYLSFVNSHCDLAQRVPQKIIASYLGLTPETLSRIKRRLAEKGE; encoded by the coding sequence ATGTTTAAAGCATATTTTGAAAGTTTTAGGAGTAAAGTGCCTCTTAGTATTGAAGAAGAGGAAGTAATAGCCGGTTATCTTTCTACCCGCACAGTAAGTAAGAAGGAGTTGATATTAAATGCAGGCGAGGTATGTAATGCAGCCTTTTTTGTTTCTATCGGGTTATTGCGAGCCTTTACCATAGATGAAAATGAAAGTCAGCATACTGTTCAGTTTGCTCCGGAAGGGTGGCTCATTTCTGATCTATATAGTTTTATCACAGGAGAAAAAGGCACTTTTAATATAGAAGCCATTGAAAATTCTGAGTTGGTGGTGATTACCAGTGAGGCTCATGAGGAAATGCTGGAGGTATGCCCTAAGTATGAAAAGCTCACCCGTATCCAAATGACTAATGCTTATGTGGCATTACAGAAACGTATTAATTCCAGTGTTACAGCGGGAGTAGAGGAGCGTTACCTCAGCTTTGTGAATAGTCATTGTGATCTGGCTCAGCGTGTGCCTCAAAAAATTATAGCGTCTTATTTAGGTTTAACCCCAGAAACCTTGAGTAGGATAAAGCGCCGTTTAGCGGAAAAGGGAGAGTAA
- the ygiD gene encoding 4,5-DOPA dioxygenase extradiol, whose protein sequence is MTTLSAFNKFTSGLAEQDYLMPVLFIGHGSPMNGIEDNEFSRRWASMAQEIHKPKAVLVVSAHWYTRGTKITAMDFPQTIHDFGGFPQELFQVQYPAPGDPELAKETVSLLKSTHVELDHDWGLDHGTWTVVRHMYPDAKIPVLQLSIDYSKGAQYHYELAKELYELRKKGVLIIGSGNMVHNLRMVAWDKINDTYGYDWALELNDTFKSLITSGDHKPLIKYESLGRAASLAIPTPDHYFPLMYTLGLKTDKDKVSFFNDRAVAGSLTMTSVKIG, encoded by the coding sequence ATGACAACTTTATCAGCTTTCAATAAATTTACTTCAGGCTTAGCAGAACAAGACTATCTAATGCCTGTATTGTTCATAGGTCATGGTTCGCCTATGAATGGAATAGAAGACAATGAGTTTTCAAGAAGGTGGGCCTCTATGGCTCAGGAAATACACAAGCCTAAAGCCGTCTTGGTAGTATCGGCTCATTGGTATACTCGCGGAACCAAAATTACAGCTATGGACTTCCCTCAAACCATACATGATTTTGGAGGATTCCCTCAAGAGCTTTTTCAAGTGCAGTATCCTGCTCCGGGTGATCCTGAGTTGGCCAAAGAAACAGTTAGTTTGTTAAAATCAACTCATGTAGAGTTAGATCATGACTGGGGCTTAGATCATGGAACCTGGACAGTAGTAAGACACATGTATCCAGATGCCAAAATACCAGTACTACAGCTCAGTATTGACTACAGTAAAGGAGCTCAGTATCATTATGAATTGGCAAAGGAACTTTATGAGTTAAGAAAAAAAGGAGTGCTTATTATCGGTAGTGGTAATATGGTTCACAACCTGAGAATGGTAGCTTGGGATAAAATTAATGATACTTATGGATATGATTGGGCGCTGGAGTTAAATGACACCTTTAAATCGCTCATTACTTCAGGAGATCATAAGCCTTTGATCAAGTATGAATCTTTGGGTAGAGCTGCTAGCCTGGCTATCCCTACTCCTGATCATTACTTCCCACTGATGTATACTTTAGGTCTAAAAACAGATAAGGATAAAGTATCGTTTTTTAATGACAGAGCGGTGGCTGGCTCCCTCACTATGACTTCAGTAAAGATCGGTTAA